One Ignavibacterium sp. DNA segment encodes these proteins:
- a CDS encoding metal-dependent transcriptional regulator, protein MNEPITLLIIGIAVIIFITMLFYPAKGIIAKVKRSKIASKKILIEDALKYLYNCEYHQIVCTLNGVAGNLSISADDATDIISKLEALGLVNAKKNELVLTPDGRSYALRVIRVHRLWEKYLADETSVSEDEWHIKAEEIEHTLSPEQANQLAAQIGNPVFDPHGDPIPSAKGDLPLRRGKLLTEMQAGEFANIIHIEDEPYAIYSQIIAEGLYAGMQIRMLSITDRRIKFIANGEECVLSPLIAKNITVGIIKLEKQIGENFKTLSSLKVGEKGTILGIAKSLRGQQRRRLMDLGIVPGTKIEAELESLTNDPIAYRVRGTIVALRKQQTDRIFIENNEVEN, encoded by the coding sequence ATGAATGAACCAATAACACTTTTAATAATCGGCATTGCAGTAATTATTTTTATTACGATGTTATTTTATCCTGCAAAAGGAATAATTGCAAAAGTCAAACGATCAAAAATTGCAAGTAAAAAAATATTAATAGAAGATGCATTAAAGTATTTATATAACTGCGAATATCATCAGATTGTCTGTACTTTAAACGGTGTTGCAGGTAATCTTTCAATTTCAGCTGATGATGCCACTGATATTATTTCTAAGCTGGAAGCACTTGGATTAGTAAATGCAAAAAAGAACGAATTAGTTTTAACCCCTGACGGAAGATCCTATGCGCTGCGTGTTATTCGTGTTCATCGTTTGTGGGAAAAATATCTTGCCGATGAAACAAGTGTTTCAGAAGATGAATGGCACATTAAAGCTGAAGAGATTGAACATACATTAAGCCCTGAGCAGGCAAATCAGTTGGCAGCACAAATTGGTAATCCTGTTTTCGATCCGCACGGAGATCCAATCCCTTCTGCTAAAGGTGATTTACCTTTAAGAAGAGGTAAACTTCTTACCGAAATGCAGGCAGGTGAGTTCGCAAATATTATTCACATTGAAGATGAGCCTTATGCAATTTATTCACAGATTATTGCCGAAGGATTATATGCTGGTATGCAGATAAGAATGTTATCAATTACAGATAGACGAATTAAATTTATTGCGAACGGAGAAGAATGTGTACTATCACCTTTAATTGCAAAAAATATTACCGTGGGAATTATAAAACTTGAAAAACAAATTGGAGAAAATTTTAAAACACTTTCTTCACTTAAAGTGGGAGAAAAAGGTACAATACTTGGGATAGCCAAGTCTTTGAGAGGTCAGCAAAGAAGAAGATTGATGGACCTCGGTATAGTACCGGGAACAAAAATAGAAGCCGAACTTGAAAGTTTAACAAATGATCCTATTGCTTACAGAGTAAGAGGAACAATTGTAGCTTTACGTAAACAGCAGACTGATAGAATATTTATTGAGAATAATGAGGTTGAAAATTGA
- a CDS encoding FeoB small GTPase domain-containing protein, whose product MNKLEMSNCANCPVHNMGNLKKLGIDMSSFDFVVALAGNPNTGKSTVFNYLTGLRQHTGNWPGKTVTRAEGGFEFNDKKFKLVDLPGTYSLLSTSTDEEVARDFILFGQPDVTVIVVDATRLERNLNLVLQILEITDRAVLCLNLMDEARRNGINIDDRTLAKELGIPVVVTSARQGEGMNELLNMISDVASGKYVCKPYRIKSSSKELNTAIEKLSNEIEKEFSGLPNLRWVALRLLEGDQSIMDAIRNGDLGNLKRQELASIENE is encoded by the coding sequence TTGAATAAGTTAGAAATGAGTAATTGTGCTAATTGTCCTGTGCATAATATGGGCAATCTGAAAAAGCTCGGGATTGATATGAGCAGTTTCGATTTTGTGGTTGCACTTGCAGGAAATCCGAATACCGGTAAAAGCACTGTTTTTAATTACCTTACCGGCTTAAGACAGCATACTGGTAATTGGCCCGGTAAAACGGTTACTAGAGCTGAGGGTGGATTTGAGTTTAATGATAAAAAATTTAAACTAGTTGATCTGCCGGGTACATATTCACTTCTATCTACAAGCACCGATGAAGAAGTTGCACGTGATTTCATTTTATTCGGGCAGCCGGATGTTACAGTTATTGTTGTTGATGCTACAAGATTAGAAAGAAATCTGAATCTTGTTTTACAAATATTGGAAATAACTGATCGTGCAGTATTGTGTCTTAATCTTATGGATGAAGCAAGAAGAAATGGAATTAATATTGATGACAGAACATTAGCCAAAGAACTTGGTATTCCCGTTGTTGTTACTTCGGCTCGGCAGGGTGAGGGTATGAATGAATTGTTAAATATGATTTCTGATGTTGCTTCAGGTAAATATGTTTGTAAACCATACAGGATTAAAAGCAGCTCAAAAGAGCTTAATACTGCGATTGAAAAATTAAGTAATGAAATTGAAAAAGAATTTTCCGGGTTACCAAATCTCCGGTGGGTTGCTTTAAGATTACTTGAAGGAGATCAAAGTATTATGGATGCAATTCGAAATGGCGATTTGGGTAATCTTAAAAGACAAGAACTTGCAAGTATAGAAAATGAATAG
- a CDS encoding nucleoside recognition domain-containing protein: MNNGELRKESILVTANNLRWEVGDNLHDTLMESIYENATSIANKVVEYPDKKQAFSFDRTLDKILTSKYLGFPIMFLILAVVFWITIVGANYPSALISSVLVDSLHPILKNFTDSFMPWWLSGVLIDGAYLAMAWVVSVMLPPMAIFFPVYTLLEDFGYLPRVAFNMDPLYKKVGAHGRQALTMAMGFGCNAAGVVATRVIDSPRERLIAIITNNFSLCNGRWPTQILIATIFIGAAAPAYLAGIASAAAVVFIAVLGITFSLIVSWGLSKTLLKGEASAFSLELPPYRPPRLLQTLYTSLIDRTIFVLWRAVVFALPAGMVIWLVANITVDGISLADHFINWVNPAAFIFGLNGVIILAYIIAIPANEIVIPTVLMLTVANLGLTNLGGGSGVMFELDSAADTAQILHAGGWTLLTGINLMLFSLLHNPCSTTIYTIYKETKSVKWTVISTFLPILLGLTVTFFVTQLWRIFL, from the coding sequence ATGAATAACGGTGAATTAAGAAAAGAATCGATCTTGGTAACAGCAAATAATTTACGCTGGGAGGTTGGAGATAATCTTCACGATACATTGATGGAATCTATTTATGAAAATGCTACTTCAATTGCTAATAAAGTTGTAGAATATCCGGATAAAAAACAGGCATTTAGTTTTGATAGAACTTTAGACAAAATCTTAACCAGTAAATATCTCGGTTTTCCGATTATGTTTTTAATTTTAGCTGTTGTTTTTTGGATTACAATAGTTGGTGCAAATTATCCTTCTGCTTTAATTTCTTCGGTCCTTGTTGACAGCTTACATCCAATACTCAAAAACTTTACAGATTCATTTATGCCTTGGTGGTTAAGCGGTGTGTTAATTGATGGAGCATATCTTGCTATGGCTTGGGTTGTTAGTGTAATGCTTCCGCCTATGGCTATATTTTTTCCGGTTTACACTTTATTAGAAGACTTTGGATATTTACCCCGTGTTGCATTTAATATGGACCCGCTTTATAAAAAAGTAGGAGCTCACGGAAGACAGGCACTAACTATGGCAATGGGATTTGGATGTAATGCCGCAGGTGTAGTTGCCACAAGAGTAATTGATTCCCCGCGTGAAAGACTGATTGCAATAATTACAAATAATTTTTCATTGTGTAATGGAAGATGGCCGACACAAATACTGATTGCTACAATTTTTATTGGAGCTGCTGCTCCTGCTTATCTGGCTGGAATTGCTTCTGCTGCTGCTGTTGTTTTTATTGCAGTTTTAGGGATTACATTCAGTTTAATTGTTTCATGGGGATTATCAAAAACATTATTAAAAGGCGAGGCATCAGCTTTTAGCCTGGAACTTCCTCCATATCGTCCGCCAAGATTGTTGCAAACACTTTATACTTCTCTTATCGATAGAACAATTTTTGTTTTGTGGAGAGCAGTTGTATTTGCATTGCCAGCAGGAATGGTTATCTGGCTGGTAGCTAATATTACAGTAGATGGAATTTCTCTTGCAGATCATTTTATAAACTGGGTTAACCCGGCTGCTTTTATCTTTGGACTTAACGGAGTAATTATTCTTGCTTATATAATTGCTATTCCTGCCAATGAAATTGTAATACCAACTGTATTAATGCTGACTGTTGCTAACCTTGGTTTAACCAATCTTGGCGGTGGTAGCGGGGTAATGTTTGAGTTAGATTCTGCTGCTGATACTGCACAAATTCTCCACGCCGGCGGTTGGACATTATTAACAGGAATCAATCTGATGCTTTTCAGCTTGCTTCATAATCCTTGCTCAACTACTATCTATACAATTTATAAAGAAACTAAAAGTGTAAAGTGGACTGTTATATCAACCTTTCTCCCAATACTATTAGGATTAACTGTTACTTTCTTTGTTACTCAGTTATGGAGAATATTTTTATAG
- the xth gene encoding exodeoxyribonuclease III — MRILSWNVNGIRAIQKKGFVDWFLTEDPYILCLQETKAAPEQLSEELLNINGYKSYFTSSKVKKGYSGVAIYTKQEPIKVEHGFGIPKFDDEGRIIIADYKDFVLLNIYYPNGKMNKERLQYKMDFYDAFLKYANKLVKKGKNLVICGDVNTAHKEIDLARPKENSNVSGFLPIEREWLDKFISNGYQDTFRMFNDEPDNYTWWDQLTRARDRNVGWRIDYFFVSDNFKNNVKDAFIMPDVMGSDHCPVGIDIKLK; from the coding sequence ATGCGTATTCTTTCATGGAATGTTAATGGCATTCGTGCAATACAAAAAAAAGGGTTTGTTGATTGGTTTTTGACTGAAGATCCTTACATACTTTGTTTGCAGGAAACTAAAGCTGCACCTGAACAACTTTCTGAAGAACTGTTAAATATAAACGGATATAAATCATATTTCACTTCTTCCAAAGTTAAAAAGGGCTACAGTGGTGTTGCAATCTACACCAAACAAGAGCCGATTAAAGTTGAGCATGGTTTTGGCATTCCAAAGTTTGATGATGAAGGAAGAATTATAATAGCGGATTACAAAGATTTTGTTTTGCTTAACATTTACTATCCAAATGGAAAGATGAATAAGGAACGATTACAATATAAAATGGATTTTTATGACGCATTTCTGAAATATGCAAATAAGCTGGTTAAGAAAGGAAAAAATCTTGTTATTTGTGGTGATGTTAATACTGCACACAAAGAAATTGATTTAGCCAGACCAAAAGAAAATTCCAATGTATCCGGATTTCTGCCTATCGAAAGAGAATGGTTGGATAAGTTCATTTCAAATGGTTATCAGGATACTTTTAGAATGTTTAATGACGAACCGGATAATTATACTTGGTGGGATCAGTTAACACGTGCCCGCGATAGAAATGTTGGCTGGAGAATCGACTACTTTTTTGTGAGTGATAATTTTAAGAATAATGTAAAAGATGCTTTTATTATGCCGGATGTTATGGGGTCAGATCACTGTCCGGTTGGAATTGACATTAAGCTTAAATAA